In Rariglobus hedericola, the following proteins share a genomic window:
- a CDS encoding helix-turn-helix transcriptional regulator, translated as MHQPSVMEVPEWAIQVFEKQKDLRVVVHDLTATLGPFLQPERFKHRAPCCIAVKARHDWACVDFEVTRLRAELPDFPEGRYHRCHAGFMEWVVPVFIKGRLAWILFAGQRRAAGDYRHLFRDVRTTSGTGVQAKALRETGETDAEVILESLRQLRSRLLEWHGQVAVLLKNTRQPEAGGAEDMAGRRRLIQNFLHASHTESATSLEDLAKALHLGESRTSHLVKELFGCSYVELLTELRLRTAASLLRASELSVTEVCLNSGFSDLSHFHRCFQKRFATTPLKYRRMSNA; from the coding sequence ATGCATCAACCCAGCGTCATGGAAGTGCCCGAGTGGGCGATCCAGGTGTTTGAAAAACAAAAAGACCTGAGGGTGGTGGTGCATGATTTGACCGCGACGCTCGGACCTTTTTTGCAGCCGGAGCGTTTCAAGCACCGTGCGCCTTGCTGCATCGCCGTGAAGGCGCGGCATGACTGGGCATGTGTGGATTTTGAGGTGACGCGGTTGCGGGCGGAGCTGCCGGATTTTCCCGAGGGCCGCTATCACCGGTGTCACGCGGGGTTCATGGAATGGGTCGTTCCGGTGTTTATCAAAGGACGGCTGGCGTGGATTTTGTTCGCGGGCCAACGACGGGCCGCGGGCGATTACCGGCATCTCTTTCGAGATGTGCGCACCACGTCGGGAACCGGGGTGCAAGCGAAGGCGCTGCGTGAAACCGGTGAGACGGATGCGGAGGTGATTTTGGAGTCGTTGCGGCAGTTGCGCTCACGGTTGCTGGAGTGGCACGGACAGGTGGCGGTGCTGTTGAAAAACACGCGTCAGCCGGAGGCGGGCGGAGCCGAGGACATGGCGGGGCGGCGACGGTTGATTCAGAATTTTTTGCACGCGAGCCACACGGAGAGTGCCACGAGTCTGGAGGATCTGGCGAAGGCGCTACACCTGGGCGAAAGCCGCACGTCGCATCTGGTGAAGGAACTCTTCGGCTGCAGCTATGTGGAGTTGCTCACCGAACTCAGGCTGCGCACGGCGGCGTCATTGCTGCGAGCAAGCGAGTTGTCCGTGACCGAGGTGTGCCTGAACAGCGGCTTCAGCGATCTGTCGCATTTTCACCGCTGCTTTCAAAAGCGCTTCGCCACCACGCCGTTGAAATACCGGCGGATGTCGAACGCGTGA